Within Puntigrus tetrazona isolate hp1 chromosome 17, ASM1883169v1, whole genome shotgun sequence, the genomic segment TATTAGGGCTTTTAGTCCAAAAGTGCACGCGCTTGGATAAATACGGTTatagttttacatttctaaataacaGCAATCACAGAAATGCTGGATTTAAACGCAGTAGCTAAGATACAAACACTGACGTCTATGGTAGCGATCAgtatatataattctaaagTTTCCTGACGCTTCAAATAATGCTTGTGTGGAAGGCATTGTTTCGAGTGGATGTTAAAGAATCTATCTGTGATTGAATCGAGTTTCGTTCAAAAACGCTGATTCATCCAGTGAGGAAACAAGTATTCATGAGTGAGAcattaaatcattcattcaaaccTCTTTtccataatttaatattaacaattgGTCCggcaaatatattatatatacatattaattcaaatgttcaataattcattcaaaatattctgAAACCCATGTGGCTGCATTGCTTTCTTCACAACCTTTCTTCATTTAACAATTTgagaatatatgaaaaaaaaaatccatgctTGACAGGTCTGTGATTTATGTAATAACCACTGTTTAGTATTGGGTAACAGTATTCATATGAATTTAGACTATTTTCACTTAAGTTTGTGCGTGATAATACATATTGACTCATCAATGAGTTATAAAACCGTTCGTCATCGCCTGTGTTTTTCTCATCACGCTCTTCTAGTTAGCTATGTTTTTAGTGGTCTTCTTTGGCCAACCACATTACTTTCTGTGGTTAAGAGCAGCAGAGGCTGCTTCTGTCTTAACTTTATATCAAGAAGCCCAACATTCTGGACtgccttttttttccagagatACCTATGACTTCAGAAGTAACAAGTACAATTACATGTAGTTATATTTAGTCCAACATCACAACTGGGATGTTTTacacaatatgctaatgttgaGTAAATTTAACGTTAAAcgcaatatttacatttacacttatAAATAAAGACCAACATGCAAGatgtgtcacggtgtggtttgaGAGAGGAGGAGCGCTAGACGAGAATATAacgtagttttttttaatctgctgcACATGAAATAAACGATATAGCTGCAGACAGGAAATAACCACACGTACAAACgacgacgatcggacaaactgaactgaaacacacagggaataaatacacaaagtaattgagtaaattaacgagacacacctgaagacaatgatacaattaactgaAAGGAAAAGTAGGGCATACAGAGCACgtggaaacacaaaacaaagaataCAAAGACGTGACGAGATgaataatgtgttaaaatataaattaaaacaagattttaatgaaaaagtaaataatttaaaataaaaattaatttttaatgttttattgcatgcaCTTATTAACACTCATCTTTaatgaaaaaccaaaaactatATGTTTAAGGTAATTTAAAGTGTATATTCTAGACCTGGAAATGTCAtggaatttttttgttatatatatatatatatatatatatatatatatatatataataatatatatatatatatatatatatatatataacaaaacaattaaaaaataaaatatgtgtgagCTGCTTTGTCAttgaagtacaaaaaaatatactgcAAGGCCTTTGAATGTCGTCTTAAATAATGTAGGTGCCTTAAAGACAGAAAAGCTTGAGAATATctgatttaatatattgtacatgctttttatttttcaaagcttGTATTATTACAACCCCATTAAACGTTTAAGAGTTTAAGCACCtgtattcaaattcaaattgaCAATTAAACTGCCACTGAGTTCATACTTTCTTAAAATAATGCTGCTTTCATTccttttacatttacttataGAGTGCTTTTTACAGTACGCATCATCACCAAGCAGCTTTACAGGAGTCATTTGTGATCATGGCTATGTCACAGTAATATTCGAGTGACTGCAAGTCTACCATTTGAGACAGGGGCGATACAAAAATCTTTGACGGTACTTTTAACTACAGCAAATGTGTCAGCATTTAACAAATcgactgaatgaatgattcaataacTCTTTCATTAAAACAGTCACTTCTTGCCATGTATTACAACAATTCGCAGAAAGAGTCATTAAACCCACAATTCAGAGACCAACTGTCTGTCTTAAAAGGCCTAAACAAAAGCCCAATGGAGGGATATCAGAACGCcactaatgttttaataaaatagtatatacAGTAcgatacaattttatatttctaatgttACATTACCGACACACACTATTTTACTAATTGATACTGTAAAGCGCTTTAACactctgtatataaataaatattgacttGAAATGTTAGCAGGTGTTCTTACTGTACCGGGTGAAGTATGTTTCTGAATGTAgaattacagtgtgtgtgtgaaagcacaGCTGTGTTCTTCCTGTCTGAACGCAGAGCCACAGTGATTTGGGAAGTTTCATGCAATGTTTCTGCTGAACAGGCAGCAGCTGTAAGAGCCGAGTGGaaagagtgactgaatctcctGGATGTGAGGAGTGAGTCAGAACCCCGCCTCCTTCCTCCAAGATTCCACCGTAGTCATCACTTGAGCTGAACCCAGAACAGTGCCGCCATTTCATCTCCCTCCCACCCCAAGAATCCACCTTTTTCTCGCTTGCACGACTCTTTAAGGGTTTTAAAGGCACACATCCACTCTTTAACCCAGTTATAAAGCGACGATGACTCAATTACCGCAATGATTTAAAGATGCTTCAATATGGTGAGAGACAGAAAATATCTAATCTAGAGACCTGACTCTTGAGGCGCCTGGGTCATGACGACGATTGTGACTTTTCTTTGAGATCACTCACTTGTGGAAGTCACACCTCGCTGACAGGAAGCATCTGCTGGCAAGCTCACAGGTTTGCAGTCACCCTTGTGAAGAACAAGCCTAGACCAATAAACAAATTGATCTGTCATGCAAAACATCAGCTttctacatgtttttattttcacagcacACGATCTGAACTTACATTTTCACGGTGCGCTTACTTCATGCTCCGTTAGGTTTTAAAAGCGCTTGAAATTAGACAACTTGCCTGCGAATGCAAACAGAAACCTTTGTTTCTGCATTACATTGGCAGCATCACAAACATGTTCCACCTCCTGAAGGCTCTCGAGCAGGCTGTGTTAGGTTAATGTTCTCCATCAATGTGGGCTCTTTGTAAATATTATGGATCCAACGATTAGGAGCATAGAAAAGCGTGGGGTGGATGGCATGCCATTCGCTCCCAACGGTAAAACTAAGCATATGCAGACCTTATGGAAGTTCTTTCGGGGGTTCCTGAGCATCTGGAGTTGTTTAACTTCAGACACTTTCAGACTCTACGGGGGAGGAGGGGGGAGAGTTCAGCATTCACAGCTCTCTTTCTGAGGCAAACACATCTGCAGAAATTGTTTATGCTGCATTAAACTATAAATTTGAGACGAGGAGAGAAGGGGAGTGTAGTCTGTTAGTGTGTAAGGTTTATTTAGCTcaactgagtgtgtgtgtgtgtgtgtgtgtgtgtgtgtgtgtgtgtgagagagtgtagGGGGTGGTGAGGGGTTGGCTGACCACCCTGGACAGCCCCTTCCTGACTACATCGCTGACAGGAAGTAtagaaagaaaaggagaaaaagagacgTGAActattctgtttctcttttctgcattttttatgatttcgCCCACCCTCGTCTGCAAAAAGAATACATAATTCGGAAACGCACCatagagaaaaacacaaagcgGGAAGTGAGAATATGGAGGATAACTTTTGCGGTGTTCTGGAGCATTTTATGAGGGATTATTCGTGACGCCAAGAGAAGAATGTTGAGCGTGAGGAGTGAATGATGAAAACAGCTGTTGGGACTCAGAACACAGAGCATCCTGAGAGTAAGTAGACAGAAACACGTTCTCAATATACATACGCAACGTAGCTGTCTTAGGAGTTTTGACTGCTTGCTTTCAATGTGCAGAAAAGGGATTTAAGATTCGGTCACTTTACTTGGAAGAGTTTCACTACAAGGGAGGATAAGCAGTACCATCTGGAAAGCTGGAAGTATTTACTTTTatacttaaaaagataaatcactataaattgcaaaaatgtaatactaTGAGAGGTCGAAATGTAAAAGCCTAATGTCCCTTCACtcaagaaattaattttactaGGCCGCTAAACTGAATATGTGGGAGGGACAGCTCTGATCCAGATATGCAATCAAATATGCAATTagggtttatatattttaagtgctttaaaacatacGTATGGCACCATGCTTGTTGCCATGTCTCGTTTGTCAAGTATGCTAACGTTTTATGTAACAGATATCACTTTTGTCGACTGAACATTAATGAGTGCCATAAAATCAACTAGGTCTTGACAAATACTGAATTCATTTATGAGTTCTCAAGTTCATATACAGTAagcatacaaaaaatattgatagCTTAGGCCTGAAATAGTAAGGCTTCAGCATGAGCTCAAGCTATAAACTTCCATTATCACAGTACAGCAGTACAGCAAAGGAGAGATTTTAGCGGGAACTGGAAGAGGGAAACGTCCTGGTGGCCAAGAAAAAGGAAGAATGGAAGAAAGCAGCAGTTTAGCTGAGAGAACAGAGAACAAAAACGCTGCTATGATACACAAGGCTGATTTCATCCTCACATGAACACTCTTGACACATTCTCTGTTGCACAACTTAGCCGTACTGACACATTTATTATGATCACATGATAATCTGCATTGATCTCATGTTTTAGAGGGAAAAAATAGACAGGCAGagacttctgttttttttttagtttatgttgCAGTGGTCATTCTTGAGTTGCTATGtgttcatattcatttttgtcGAACTGAGATCTTTATGATCTTTCTTATGTCTGCAGggtgatagaaaaaaaaacattcatcggATTCTTTTCTAAAATACTGCTTGTCCTCATTATGCACTATGCTCTCCCCTGGCCCTTCCACAGCGCCTTCAAGCCTCTCCAAACCCTCTTCCCCGACAATATCTTCACCCATCCAGACATCTTTCCATCCACAAacctctcctcttcctctaaGTCCTCCTTCTTCCTTGACTTCTACACCAACCTTCCCATTGGTTGATATATCTGACAACCCATCCCCTGCCCCCACCTCCAATCCCCTTCCCATTACACCCTCAATCTCATGTGTACGACCTTCCTCACCTCAGCTTAACTCCAAACCATCCCCATCTCCTCCCCAGAAGCCCATGTCTCCCCAGGTCCCAAAGCCACCCCTCCCAGCACAACTGCCCTCAGCTCTTCCTAAGAGCTCCTCCACTGCTCTGCCTAGACCACCTCCACCTCCCAGCGTAAGACCCTCTTCTCCACCTCAACCCAGACCACCTCCACCGGTAGTTCCAAAACCACCAGTCCCTACGTCTCCAATTAGCAAAACCAATAAAGCTATTCCTCCTGGTATCAGCATCCTGGAGAAACTGATTAAGACGTGCCCAGTGTGGCTTCAGCTGGGAATGAAGCATGAAAGAGCCATGCATATACTGAGCAAGGAGTTTCCTGGGGTGAGaagttcattatttatttaacaggcaatcaaatacaattttaaccGATGTGCCGTGcttgaatgttttttgagcatctTGCAAGAGAACAGCTTTTTTGGTTTGTGTACAGTAGCTATATttgatcctggaccacaaaaccagccttgaagggatagttcgcccaaaaatgaaaatctgcttATCTGCTTACCCTCAGGGCATTCAAGATGTAGTTAACTTTGTTTCTACAgtagaaaataaattaagccGTATAACGAAAGTCAATGGGAATCATGGTTTTTAgagttaaaaaaacatacataaacaaaaccaaattaaaccatGCAGCTTGTGACAATACGTCAAGGTCTAAAGACATGAAATAAttggtctgtgcaagaaactgaacagtatttatatattaattgcaaATTGCCATAAGGCATTCTGTTTGTCACGAGCTGCATGGTTTggttttgtctgtgtatgttttttgacTCTTAAAGCCGCGAGTCCCATTGAATTCCATGATATGACTGACTGCAatggtttgagttaaaaatctttgtttgtatTCTATTGAagaaagtcacctacatcttggatgccctgggggtaGATGGAAATggatatattttttgcaatagtGTGGGTTAAAATGAACGATTTTtcatttatgacaaaaatcaaaaggatattaattaaagatcgagttccatgaagatattttgtaaatttcctactgtaaatatatcaaacttaagttttaattagtaatatgcatttctaaggaCTAAGGACTAAGGATGCatttttggacaactttaaagatgattttttgattttctcagattgcagatttataaatatttttatctcagccaaatactgtcatattctaacaaaccatacttcaatgaaaagcttattcATTCAGCTTTCTCGTGCCTGAAGTGTGCCGTCACCGAGCAAATAGACTTTTCTTGAAAGGGACTTGCGTGTGAACATACCCTTATCATTTTCAtgttattaatcacttacccttATATGATACCATTTACATTTTGCAGATCTTTTTAGTCAGGAGGGATGCAAGTCAAAAAACGATGATGCTGGCAGTATGTCTTCCTGACCAGCTGGGGGAGCCCCGTGTCAAAGAACTGCCTATAAAGGAAGAAAAGTCCTGTGAGTTATTTTGCTTGGAGAAATGATTGTTCTTTCAACTTGATCTAGGAAAGTTTATGCGAAGAATGCCTTTATGCCGGAGACAAACCTACGCATGAACACATTTGCATATAGACCTAAACACATCCACAAAGACAGGCCCACGCGCAAACTAATTTGCATACATACCTGATCACATCCGCATAGATGTTTTTAGAGTGAGTATAGAGGTATAAAGAGACCTGAAAGGGTATTGCAGGGGGGTTGGTGGGGGTTGTAGACACTGCGGGCCACAGGTTTCCTGTACCTAACCCCGCATTGCAGTTACAGGATGTCCTGCACTGGCCTCTTATAGCTTCATTTCCTGGTGTCTCTGAGAGTGTGCCTGAATGCATGTGTGGTCATTTTAGCAATCTTTACAAAGcagtctttttttgtctgacTGTGGCAAAGCTGAAAAGTCCTTTAAGCTTTTTTGTCAGAAATAAACTCTGTAAGTAAAGTCTGACATGCTTTTACACATTGGCATTCATCATTATCCCCCTTCCCACCCTTACAGAAATTGTCCAGCGAGCTGCTTCTATTTTTGTGTTCCTGCGTCACCAGGAAATAagtcacacaaacaaacatcataAACTAGTGGCACCAATAAACTGAAGTATTATGGCTGAAAAGTAACATTGGGGACCGGATGTGTTTCTAGCTTTAACActgtttcttttatttgctGCAGTGCTATACCTTGAAGGCTCTGTGCTGGTgtttgagaacatttttaaactcgTTGCTTTCTACTGTGTTAGCcggtaagataaaaaaaaaacactaatcatAAACCTTCATGCACatgtattagatttttttttggaatacaCTGACACTTttcatttaccttttttgtttaGTGACATCCTTCCTTTTCCCCTGAAGTTACCTCAGGTCATTCAAAAGGTAGCTAAATATGAGGACATGGAGGTGATCTCTTCTTTAGGATCAGGTAAGACAGaaaaatagatacatttttgtttgggTTAAGTTGCACTCGTGTCTGCAGACTATCCCTTTCTGAATTGTTTTCAGGAAAAATCAATGGTAAATATAGTAAAACGTATTAAACAGATTTCTTATTCAGTAGCAGCCCTGACTCACATGCTGCTCTAGGCTAGAGGGGTGGGCAGAACAGATAGAGGGTACAATACCATGAAAATGCTGCAGCTGACTGAATGTTAcattatgtgcatgtgtaagTATCCTATACCACCCCAGCGactatttgaaaaacaaatgtgcaaGGGACAGAGCATGTGTAGGATGTGTTCCATTTTTGCCGGATTCCGCTGAACTATGTGTCCACATTTTTGTGTTGGCCTGCTCATACGACTGTAAAATTCGACCATAATTAGCCTAATTAATAccaacaaaaaccaaaatagtAGTAGCATCTGAGATCATGGGATCTCAGCATTTCACCTCCTACTCATACACCTTTTATTAGGTTGCTAAGATTATTACTATGACTCATTCTCATTTGAGAAGTTTTTTCAAACCacttttaagattttttgtCAGTCTGTTTGACGTGTTATTCCTTTACATTGCAAAATGTCTGTGAGAATCTATAGGAAATGCTGTACAAAGTTAAATGGCAAAATGAGTGAGTAATGCTTCTTAAAGCTGAGTGATGCATTCTAAAGTCATTTCCAGGCAATCTGAATGATGAAATAATGCTGACATAGTCCATAGCTTAATTTAGCAATGTGCTAACATGAACATGTTTCTCATGCCAACACAGAGTTCTGGAACTCAGCTCTGAATAGTCATGAGGAAGCGGAAAACATTGCAGGTAGTTCTGGTGCTCTGGATAGACAGCGGCAAAACAGCTCCTGTGAAATCCAGATTTCCATCGGCAGTGATCGGCTTTGGTATGTAAACCCAATATTTATTGAGGAATGCAGCAACAGCCTGCCACCCACCTCTTCTGCCCCTGTTTTGAGGACCCAGAGTCTCAACACACCAGTCCAGGCTCCTCCTAAATACAAAAGGCCACCTCCTGTACGCCCTCGTCCTCCAAGTGCACCTGATTGTTCGCAAAACTATGCATTAGTCAAGCCTTCGAAAGGGGAGTTTAAGGCAGTTCTCGGTTCTCCTCCCCCTTCAGTCCAGAAAGGGGAAGGAAGTGACTCTGAGCATGCAGACAGAGAACAAGAGAGACAGGGAACTCCTGCCCAAAGCACTGAGCATGAAAAGGCAGCTGTCGTACAACCAGCTCAggggaaagaagaaaaacagatttgtAATTCTTCGCATCGAGTTCCTCCAATACCAATCCGACGGAGGCTCTCTGAAAAGCACATTTCGGAGGAAGCAACACAGCAAGAAGTTCACACCAGCACCTCCGAGGAAGCAAAGGACAATATTCTTCAAGTCCCGGTAACATCCCTAATTTGTCTAGATGACAGTATGGAAGAAAGGGACAAGCCTAGGGACCCAGAGACTCAGCAACTTCAGGAAGTGCCAGTGGAAGAGTCCGAGGTAACAAATGGAGCTCCAGTGGTGACTCTGGAGGTAGAACCTCAACCGAAGAGACCTAATGCTCCAGTGGCACCTCCCAGGAAGAAACGATTCTCTCAGAATCTGACCCGGCCATTCCCCCAAAGCTTTGTAAAGTCACTCACGCCAATTCCTCAAGAGTCCACTTCAAATGTTCCTTTAAACTCGAGCAGCCCCGGTCCTGTCCACCACTCGCTCTGCATTAATGCTGGTCATCCTAaagtctcagatgtttctctgtACTCTCCTGAGGGTGGAGCTCCACCAGACCATGACTCTTACTCAACCAGCAGCACAGAGGAGGATGTGGATACCAACGTGGCAACAGGTAATGTCATTAAGAGGACCCCAACAATTATGTTAGACCGTGCCAAGCAACGACTATCAATGGTGTCTATGGCAAACCTCTCCAATGTCCTCACGGGTTTTATGAACGCAGACCGTAAGCTGCAGAAGCGCATTGTCGAACTGTCCCGGGATGGAAACACATACTTTGGGAACCTTGTTAAGGATTATCGAGCTTTTACTTTGGACACCATGCGGAAACACACCTCCAGCACAGAGATGCTCCAAGAGATCAGGCAGATGATAACCCAACTGAAAAGCTATCTGATCCAGAGTGCAGAGCTACAAAACCTTCAGGAAGCAGCTGGATACTCTGAAGAGAAACTGGGTAATTGACCTttgcattgtatttattgtCAAATTAGCCTTTTCAGTATGTAAACACccattatgaaacattttagaCGTTTGGCTTCTGACGTGAGTACATTTCCATTCCATTTCCAAGCAAATTTTATTAAAGGGAATATTACAATTATCCCCCaaaaatttgttaataaaacaaaatattctaGAGAACAAACCATAGAATCTGGGAAAATTGGTACAAAATCCAAATGGAAGTTGTAGCCAGGGGGGAATCCACTGTTcctcttttattaaatatactaaattatTTGCTATATATCGTGCATAGCCACAATGCTTTGATTAAATTCTTGTGTGCTAGATATTGCCATAAGCTGGTTTATTTCTGTCTGGCTGGATCTATGACGTAATCATAAACAATTATTCAAAGGCAAAATAGCATGTTTGAACAATAAGCGAGCATATAAAtcttttacatgcattttagaggtttcgttttcattttagtgtatTCATGATTTTTTATCCTGTTTGTATTAAAAAGGTGAGAACAAAACCAATAGTGACTTTTTGTATAGTTGATGTAATTACTTGCAATGCTAAAATCATCTAAGCAAAGCACCATTCAAGCAGAAGATTGTTGCCACCATCTTACATATTAAGCTTTAATAGACCATCTGGAAAGATTGAGCTTCTctctgttttgctgcttaatccccccaaaaaaactataatgaaTTAACAAGACCACACTAATTCAagataacttttttatttaaaatttaatgctCAGAGAAAAAGACCGTGATCTTCTAGCATTTCTAACTTCCATAGTGTTCGGTGTATTATAAagaataatttcatattttcccCTGAGGAAAATGAACACGCATACACTGAGACACAAGATATGTGTTTACTTTTCCTTCTCTGTAACACCAgagtattaaaaaattattaatgtcTTAGCAAGACTTTCACAGTGTTATAGACATATAGTATTTGAAGTCATATCCTCATGGATTACTAccattaaaagttaaataaataaatgaaaaactacaaaataaaacagataaataatatatatcttGGAGATGGTATGGaatttatgtttatgcattaattatacataaaaaatctGTTACTGATGGTGTATCTGGTAACTGTTTTCTACTTCTTCAGAGATGATAATTGAAGCAGCACTATGCAAAAGTGTCCTGAAACCCTTACGAGAGGCTGTGTACAACGGACTGAAGGATATCCACTCCCGTTCAGGAAATTTAAAGAAACTAAAAGAAAACCAGCAGGTGGTTCAGGGCACGACGACCACCGACCTGGGGGTCACCACCAGTGTTCCTGAAATGGCCATTATGGATAAAATTCAAACAAAGCTAGGTAACCTGCACCAAGAATATTCACCTCAGAAGAAGATCGACCTGCTTCTCAAGACCTGCAAAATCATCTATGAATCCATGTCTGTAGGCTCTCCAGGTGGGTTTCTTTTGGAATATTGTGCATTAGATAGACCCCCTGATGAATGTACAGCTGATCCTATACTTATGATGCCTTGGattcatattttagatcccttgaTGTTAGTATTAAACtgaattgaactgaaaaaaacttttgcaaATTATATCTGTagttatataacaaataatatatctagttatatttatatatctaatGTCATCAGTCAGTCTGCATTTCCCGAAATGTTTTTAAGTCTTCCTAAGATTCTTGAAGATCACTGCTGCCAATGGTTTCTATGATCTGCTTAAGTTTACGATGCTTTTGGGAACTGTAGCTCAGATCATTACTCAATAGTACCAAAGAATATAGAGGGAAGAGCACAATCTCTGAATAGGGAGGAACAGAAAACACTTAAACGATGTTTCTGTGCCCAACCTACACTCCGCCTTTTCCTCCTCACCCCAAAATTACTCCCgatttcatcaaagttgtcatTAGCGCCTCCGTATAAGGAAGTGCTACAGCTGCAGAAGACAGCGTTTGTGCAGAGAGCTGTTTACAGAACTGGACATGCATAGTATTTATCataatattaacttttaaagCTCTATACTATTCTGCATGCAAAACGACAAAGTAAGACCACCACTGAccgaaatattttctttgtagtTCTGCAAACCGGGCACTCCGATCTGATGAAGTGATAGAGTTACAATTTGTCAGGCTTTTTGTATTACTTGCAGTCCTGTGTAAATATGGAACAAAATTTGAGTTAATCTTCATCTACATTTTAAGCGATCACTTTTTTGCGTGTGAAATGCAGGAGCGTATCTGACCATAtctatttcagttaaaatgacGAACTTCCTGTCACTTTCGTTAAAGTCTTGACGCACCATTTCAGTCACAATGAGAAAGAGTTTGTAGAAATACTTGTTGTGGATAAACTTTGTAATATAATGACGTTTTTTTGGATCTGCAGGATTTCatttatacagtacagtatagcACATCCTTTGTCATTTTATCATTATGAAATTCAGGCGGATTTCTAGGCTTAAGATGAAAGTGAAATGTATGTGTTATTACAGTAGTTTTCACCAGGCTTCAAGATCGAGATTTGTACACTGGACAGCAAGGGCTGACCCTATAAGGCTAAAACCTAATATGCAACCGCTAAAAGTATTAATAGCATTATCACGAATTGTTCAGGCCTACCACTATTTAATTTGAATGGTTTATGAATGGCTGAACAACAGTTAATAATTCACAGCACAATGTGGTTGGCACAAGGCATGACATTGCTGCAAGCCAGAATTAATGTACTCTGACATATTTTATCTTGCATAGTTTTGGTTATGGTTTTGAGACTGAGGGCGACTGTTTAACTGACTCCTTCTATACCAagtgatagatgaatgacagaGACATTTCACATTCTCTGTAACCTTACAATTTTTCCAACAATGCGCAATTATTCAGTTGCGCTTtgtatttaatgttgtttttttcctgctatCACGACCCACCTTTGGGTTGCTACACATCAGTTAAGAGCCACCGATCTACTATATTCCTTTTTTATCCTTCCATGCACACCATTCTTGTTTCAGTGCTTTCTTTAATAGTTATTCATGAGCACTGAGATTAGCCCAGACGAGCAATGCTTGCAGATTCGGAGCTATTATTCAAGTGTTGTTCACCCCAAACAACAGTCACAAATGAGATCCATTTCCTCTATTACAACTTCCAAACCGCAATCTTAAGCAATGGTTGGGCAACGGCCTCATGGGCATCGGCAACCCTTTTCTGAAGTCCAAAACAATCTCTGTCGTTTAGGGTATGGCTCATTTAACAAACTTCTGTTTCACAAActcttataaaaca encodes:
- the rin3 gene encoding ras and Rab interactor 3, whose product is MLSPGPSTAPSSLSKPSSPTISSPIQTSFHPQTSPLPLSPPSSLTSTPTFPLVDISDNPSPAPTSNPLPITPSISCVRPSSPQLNSKPSPSPPQKPMSPQVPKPPLPAQLPSALPKSSSTALPRPPPPPSVRPSSPPQPRPPPPVVPKPPVPTSPISKTNKAIPPGISILEKLIKTCPVWLQLGMKHERAMHILSKEFPGIFLVRRDASQKTMMLAVCLPDQLGEPRVKELPIKEEKSLLYLEGSVLVFENIFKLVAFYCVSRDILPFPLKLPQVIQKVAKYEDMEVISSLGSEFWNSALNSHEEAENIAGSSGALDRQRQNSSCEIQISIGSDRLWYVNPIFIEECSNSLPPTSSAPVLRTQSLNTPVQAPPKYKRPPPVRPRPPSAPDCSQNYALVKPSKGEFKAVLGSPPPSVQKGEGSDSEHADREQERQGTPAQSTEHEKAAVVQPAQGKEEKQICNSSHRVPPIPIRRRLSEKHISEEATQQEVHTSTSEEAKDNILQVPVTSLICLDDSMEERDKPRDPETQQLQEVPVEESEVTNGAPVVTLEVEPQPKRPNAPVAPPRKKRFSQNLTRPFPQSFVKSLTPIPQESTSNVPLNSSSPGPVHHSLCINAGHPKVSDVSLYSPEGGAPPDHDSYSTSSTEEDVDTNVATGNVIKRTPTIMLDRAKQRLSMVSMANLSNVLTGFMNADRKLQKRIVELSRDGNTYFGNLVKDYRAFTLDTMRKHTSSTEMLQEIRQMITQLKSYLIQSAELQNLQEAAGYSEEKLEMIIEAALCKSVLKPLREAVYNGLKDIHSRSGNLKKLKENQQVVQGTTTTDLGVTTSVPEMAIMDKIQTKLGNLHQEYSPQKKIDLLLKTCKIIYESMSVGSPGKAHGADDFLPVLMYVLARCNITALLLDVEYMMELMDPALQLGEGSYYLTTTYGALEHIKNFDKQAVTRQLSLEIQDSIHRWERRRTLNKARASRSSVQDFVNVSFLEAGSNTKTLGLRPNTTAQDLCNQCAEKFEVLDPESYCLSVLVDGHYKPLAPEEFPLTIKSTLHHSEPRKEYYFVYRHGRWPESVDQTPSTPAPEESLI